From one Gracilibacillus salinarum genomic stretch:
- the coxB gene encoding cytochrome c oxidase subunit II, producing MKSCTYLLFITSLLVSGCDIRVLNPQSDTAEAQSNLIYFSFLLMLLVLIIVFVMMFRFVSKYREEKVSYEIPKQEEGNRKLELTWTILPVLLLIILAVPTVIVTFNQSPNGDVQDGQYKDAVHIEVTAKRYEWQFTYQNGMKTVNELYLPAEETVVFHLRSEDVIHSFWVPSLGGKVDVRPDQENTLVLTNMKPGSYRGKCAEYCGTNHTLMTFTTEVMPEDEFQNFAESS from the coding sequence ATGAAAAGCTGTACTTATCTTTTGTTCATTACCAGTCTATTAGTAAGTGGCTGTGACATTCGCGTTTTAAATCCACAAAGTGATACAGCAGAGGCGCAAAGTAATCTGATTTACTTCAGCTTTCTGCTTATGCTTCTGGTTTTGATCATTGTATTTGTTATGATGTTCCGTTTCGTTTCCAAGTATCGCGAAGAAAAAGTATCCTATGAAATCCCGAAGCAAGAGGAAGGTAATCGAAAACTGGAGTTAACCTGGACGATTCTTCCTGTCCTATTACTAATCATCTTGGCTGTGCCAACGGTTATTGTAACCTTTAATCAGTCTCCCAATGGTGATGTGCAGGACGGACAATATAAAGATGCCGTTCATATCGAAGTAACAGCTAAAAGATATGAATGGCAATTTACGTATCAAAATGGAATGAAAACTGTGAATGAATTATATCTGCCTGCAGAGGAAACAGTAGTTTTTCACTTGCGTTCAGAAGACGTTATTCATTCATTTTGGGTTCCCTCGCTCGGTGGGAAAGTAGATGTTCGACCTGATCAGGAAAATACACTGGTGTTAACTAATATGAAGCCAGGAAGTTATAGAGGGAAATGTGCTGAATATTGCGGTACAAATCATACACTAATGACGTTTACGACAGAAGTAATGCCGGAAGATGAATTTCAGAATTTTGCAGAGTCTTCATAA
- a CDS encoding cbb3-type cytochrome c oxidase subunit I: protein MEIAGQSLYQQSDVIAAWAFSIIGFACILYYLTKKRKWGMIWGYVTTTNHRKIGMMYLLSGVIFFLRGGIDALLIRTQLIAPEMNFWVFQGDKYNGLFTTHGTIMIFFVAMPLLIGLMNVVIPLQIGASDLAFPVMNSLSFWLFFSGAVLFNLSFFFASPPNAGWTAYAPLSVTEFTPGAGNSFYIFSLQISGIGTLLTAVNMMVTILRLRAPGMKMLRMPLFTWATFVTSALIIIAFSALSVALYLLMFDRMFGTSFFGSDEGYPLYWQHLFWIFGHPEVYVLALPAFGIFSDVISTFSKKQIFGYSSMVLSIILIGFLGFMVWVHHMFTVGLGPMVNTFFAITTMLIAVPTGIKVFNWLFTMRNGRIQFTVPMLFAIGFIPSFVMGGVTGVMLAVPAADFQFHDSYFVVGHFHYTILGATILGIFAGIYYWYPKITGKKLNETLGKWHFWLFVIGFHLTFFPMHFSGLQGMPRRVFTYTEEDGLFIFNFISTIGAFLMGIGMLFFVWNIYKTYQSEKNVQADCWDGRTLEWTVPSPPTEKIFDPPPVVSAIDPLWESKINNKPLFQADQMRPSPVSSGTMIPPLLAGMLFVFSLSMIYHWFYPAILTAAATLAVIIILSWKDKRKQVFKEMNRDDNKELFQDKRIGFFLYLIIDVTMFVMLFATYFIYTPGSTGPKPEEVFEIKTVVLSSIFLLSSSATLYFAETQFRKKQSRHFYIGWSLTVLLGLAFLIVEIGEFYKYWTEGYQLDSNVFLASFYVLVGLHAAHVMFGLGWMLQLFIQWKQKKLPSGLYKEKQIIIGYYWHFVDIIWVFIVLIVYLPYLI, encoded by the coding sequence ATGGAAATCGCTGGGCAATCTTTATATCAACAATCAGATGTGATCGCTGCATGGGCGTTCTCCATTATCGGTTTTGCATGTATACTTTACTACCTTACAAAAAAGAGAAAATGGGGTATGATATGGGGCTATGTAACGACTACGAATCATCGGAAAATTGGGATGATGTATTTGCTTAGTGGTGTTATTTTCTTTTTGCGAGGCGGGATCGACGCTTTATTAATACGAACGCAATTAATAGCTCCTGAGATGAACTTTTGGGTTTTTCAAGGTGATAAATACAATGGGCTTTTTACCACGCATGGTACTATTATGATCTTTTTTGTGGCAATGCCTTTGTTAATTGGCTTAATGAATGTTGTGATACCGCTTCAAATCGGTGCTAGTGATTTAGCTTTTCCGGTGATGAATTCCTTAAGCTTCTGGCTTTTTTTTAGTGGGGCGGTACTTTTTAATTTATCTTTTTTCTTTGCTTCACCTCCTAATGCAGGGTGGACAGCATATGCACCCTTAAGTGTTACTGAATTTACTCCTGGAGCTGGTAACAGTTTCTACATATTCAGTCTGCAAATTTCAGGTATAGGTACACTGTTAACTGCCGTTAATATGATGGTTACCATCTTAAGGTTAAGGGCTCCGGGGATGAAAATGCTTCGTATGCCATTATTTACGTGGGCGACTTTTGTGACATCTGCGTTAATTATTATCGCTTTTAGTGCATTATCTGTTGCGCTCTATTTATTGATGTTTGACCGAATGTTTGGTACAAGCTTCTTCGGATCTGATGAAGGTTATCCTCTATATTGGCAGCATTTGTTTTGGATTTTTGGTCATCCGGAAGTATATGTATTGGCTCTTCCTGCTTTTGGAATATTTTCGGACGTTATATCGACATTTTCAAAAAAACAGATTTTTGGCTATTCGTCCATGGTTCTCTCTATTATTTTAATAGGGTTTTTAGGATTTATGGTCTGGGTTCATCACATGTTCACAGTAGGACTGGGACCAATGGTAAATACTTTCTTTGCGATTACAACAATGTTAATTGCAGTACCCACGGGTATTAAAGTATTTAACTGGTTATTTACAATGAGAAATGGAAGGATTCAATTTACTGTGCCCATGTTATTTGCTATTGGCTTTATCCCGTCCTTTGTGATGGGTGGGGTGACTGGTGTAATGCTAGCAGTTCCAGCAGCGGATTTTCAGTTTCATGACAGCTATTTTGTAGTAGGGCACTTTCACTATACTATTCTAGGCGCTACTATTCTCGGGATTTTTGCTGGCATTTATTATTGGTATCCTAAAATTACCGGCAAAAAATTAAATGAGACATTAGGAAAATGGCATTTTTGGTTATTTGTGATCGGTTTTCATTTAACTTTTTTCCCGATGCATTTCTCTGGATTGCAAGGGATGCCACGTCGAGTCTTCACTTATACAGAGGAAGATGGACTGTTTATATTTAATTTCATCAGTACAATCGGTGCATTCTTGATGGGAATAGGCATGTTGTTTTTTGTCTGGAATATTTATAAAACCTATCAATCTGAGAAAAACGTACAAGCTGATTGCTGGGATGGACGAACGTTGGAGTGGACAGTTCCATCACCGCCTACTGAAAAAATATTTGATCCACCACCAGTTGTGTCTGCAATTGATCCGCTATGGGAGAGTAAAATCAATAACAAACCATTATTTCAAGCTGATCAGATGCGTCCAAGTCCTGTCTCATCAGGAACCATGATTCCCCCGTTACTGGCAGGGATGCTTTTTGTCTTCAGTCTCTCCATGATTTATCACTGGTTTTATCCAGCTATTCTGACAGCAGCAGCGACATTAGCTGTGATCATTATCTTGTCATGGAAGGACAAACGTAAACAGGTATTCAAAGAAATGAACAGAGATGATAATAAGGAATTGTTCCAGGATAAACGAATTGGTTTCTTTTTATATCTCATAATTGATGTCACAATGTTTGTGATGCTATTTGCTACTTATTTTATCTATACGCCAGGATCCACTGGGCCAAAACCTGAAGAGGTGTTTGAAATAAAAACAGTGGTGCTTTCCAGTATCTTTCTACTGTCCAGCAGTGCTACATTGTACTTTGCTGAAACGCAATTTAGAAAGAAACAGAGTAGGCATTTTTATATAGGCTGGTCGCTGACAGTATTATTAGGCTTAGCTTTCTTAATAGTGGAGATTGGTGAGTTTTATAAATATTGGACAGAGGGCTATCAACTAGACAGCAATGTGTTTTTAGCCTCCTTCTATGTGCTGGTTGGACTGCATGCTGCACACGTAATGTTTGGTTTAGGGTGGATGTTACAGCTGTTTATCCAGTGGAAGCAAAAGAAATTACCTTCAGGTTTATACAAGGAAAAGCAGATAATTATCGGTTATTATTGGCATTTTGTAGATATTATTTGGGTGTTTATTGTGTTGATTGTTTATCTGCCATATCTTATTTGA
- a CDS encoding pyruvate oxidase → MKASEAVIDIFKEWNIKHVYGYPGDSINHLIEALRKAKDEVKFIQVRQEEVGSLAASAEAKLTNQVGVCLSIGGPGAIHLLNGMYDAKEDGAPLVVITGQVSHDLVGTENFQEVNLERMFDDVAIFNKRVTSPELVQPLLKQAFKEAYTQKGVAVLSIPDDVFSQTVKKDKLRSNVHSNYRLFPDKEDVKQAAMLLQQAKKPVILAGKGALSARKELAEFAEKIAAPVVVSLRGKGVLPDEHPYNLGNLGQIGTKPAYEAMAETDLLILIGTAFPYREFLPDDVSAIQIDIDPSKIGKWYPTDVGLVGSSKEILARFNEQLFYTENRSFLEACQENMANWWKHLDGIVADKEGKTLQGPQVIHQLHDFVEDDAILSVDVGNVTSWSARFLRMTNQQFVISSWLATMGCGLPGAISAKLSEPEKQVWAICGDGGFSMVMQDFLTAVKYQLPITVLVLNNEKIGMIKYEQELIGNIPYQTDIEPMNYAAFADICGGKGYRASTQDELRSALAASKENQVPTIIDVEIEDRAPLPGKIDWNQAKGYSKHLWKKLVEREGDLDMPSLKTVLKRLF, encoded by the coding sequence ATGAAAGCATCAGAAGCTGTAATTGATATATTCAAAGAATGGAATATTAAACATGTATATGGGTATCCAGGTGACTCGATTAATCATTTAATTGAGGCTTTGCGTAAAGCAAAGGATGAGGTGAAATTTATACAAGTTCGCCAGGAAGAGGTTGGTTCGCTTGCTGCATCAGCAGAAGCAAAATTAACCAATCAAGTTGGTGTCTGCTTATCAATTGGAGGACCTGGTGCTATTCACTTATTGAACGGAATGTATGATGCCAAAGAAGATGGGGCTCCATTAGTAGTTATTACCGGACAGGTTTCCCACGATTTAGTAGGAACAGAAAATTTTCAAGAAGTTAATTTAGAAAGAATGTTTGATGATGTAGCAATTTTTAACAAAAGGGTAACATCACCTGAATTAGTACAGCCGCTGTTAAAGCAAGCCTTCAAAGAAGCCTATACCCAAAAAGGGGTAGCGGTACTAAGTATTCCAGACGATGTATTTAGCCAAACCGTTAAAAAAGATAAATTGCGTTCGAATGTGCATAGTAATTATCGGCTGTTTCCAGATAAAGAGGATGTAAAACAAGCTGCTATGCTTCTGCAACAAGCTAAAAAGCCAGTAATTCTAGCCGGAAAAGGAGCGCTATCGGCACGTAAAGAGTTAGCCGAATTCGCTGAAAAAATTGCTGCGCCTGTTGTTGTTTCACTACGAGGAAAAGGTGTTTTACCTGATGAACACCCCTATAATTTAGGGAATTTAGGCCAGATAGGGACCAAGCCAGCTTATGAAGCAATGGCTGAAACAGATTTGCTGATTTTAATTGGTACGGCCTTTCCATACCGTGAGTTTCTACCAGATGATGTATCAGCTATCCAAATCGATATTGATCCAAGTAAAATTGGAAAATGGTATCCAACTGATGTAGGGCTTGTAGGATCTTCTAAAGAAATATTGGCAAGGTTTAATGAGCAACTTTTTTATACAGAGAATCGTTCATTTTTAGAAGCTTGCCAAGAGAATATGGCTAATTGGTGGAAGCATTTAGATGGAATTGTCGCTGACAAAGAAGGAAAAACATTGCAAGGTCCTCAAGTTATTCACCAATTACACGATTTTGTGGAAGATGATGCCATTCTTTCTGTTGATGTAGGAAATGTCACTTCATGGTCTGCACGATTCCTTAGGATGACTAATCAACAGTTTGTTATTTCAAGCTGGTTGGCTACCATGGGATGTGGATTGCCTGGTGCTATATCTGCAAAATTATCAGAACCTGAAAAACAGGTGTGGGCAATATGTGGAGATGGCGGATTTTCGATGGTCATGCAAGATTTTCTGACGGCTGTCAAATACCAGTTACCTATTACAGTTCTTGTACTAAACAATGAAAAAATCGGTATGATCAAATACGAGCAAGAGCTAATCGGTAATATTCCGTATCAGACAGATATTGAACCGATGAATTATGCCGCATTTGCTGACATTTGTGGTGGAAAAGGTTATAGAGCAAGTACTCAAGACGAACTGCGGTCTGCGCTCGCAGCGTCAAAAGAAAATCAAGTACCAACCATTATTGATGTGGAAATTGAAGATCGTGCTCCATTACCAGGAAAAATTGATTGGAATCAAGCAAAGGGTTATTCCAAACATCTGTGGAAAAAGCTTGTCGAACGTGAAGGAGATTTGGATATGCCTTCATTAAAAACAGTACTGAAGCGATTATTTTAA
- a CDS encoding LLM class flavin-dependent oxidoreductase, which translates to MSHPFSNVTFSVLDLAPVLEGHEPGLSFQNSADLAQHAEALGYHRYWLAEHHNMPGIASSATSLIISHIASHTSKIRVGSGGIMLPNHAPLVIAEQFGTLDALYPDRIDLGLGRAPGSDQATAYALRRTLNSSADDFPNQVEELEAYFAGEARVKAVPGMGANVPLWLLGSSDFSARLAAEKGLPFAFASHFSPDYTIPALRLYRDRFKPSNQLSKPNAMVGVNIIAAETEEKAKWLATSQQQQFLSLIRGAPSKLMPPIDNIDDEWSIYEKASVEKSVNSKSTIIGDKEQVKEKLAAFIEETEANEVIVNSQIYDHEARKNSYQIVADIFNEK; encoded by the coding sequence ATGTCTCATCCTTTTTCAAATGTAACATTTTCTGTGTTAGACCTAGCCCCTGTGCTCGAAGGACATGAACCAGGATTATCCTTCCAAAACAGTGCTGATCTTGCGCAACACGCAGAAGCATTGGGTTATCACCGCTATTGGTTAGCAGAACACCATAACATGCCTGGTATTGCCAGTTCCGCTACTTCTTTGATCATCAGTCATATCGCCAGTCATACCAGTAAAATCCGTGTTGGTTCTGGTGGTATTATGCTGCCAAATCACGCACCATTAGTAATCGCAGAACAATTCGGAACACTGGATGCTTTGTACCCGGACCGGATTGATTTAGGACTAGGTCGTGCTCCAGGAAGTGACCAAGCAACAGCCTACGCTTTACGAAGAACATTAAATAGCAGTGCAGATGATTTTCCAAATCAAGTGGAAGAGCTTGAAGCATATTTTGCTGGTGAAGCACGAGTGAAGGCCGTTCCAGGCATGGGGGCAAATGTACCGTTATGGTTATTGGGCTCCAGTGATTTCAGTGCACGACTTGCCGCTGAAAAAGGCTTACCATTTGCATTCGCCAGCCATTTCTCACCAGATTATACGATACCGGCTCTACGCTTGTATCGCGACCGTTTTAAGCCTTCTAACCAGCTAAGCAAACCGAACGCAATGGTAGGCGTAAATATTATCGCTGCCGAAACAGAAGAGAAAGCAAAATGGTTAGCAACGTCACAGCAACAGCAATTTTTATCATTAATCAGAGGTGCCCCATCCAAACTAATGCCTCCTATTGATAATATTGACGACGAATGGTCCATTTACGAAAAAGCATCTGTAGAAAAATCCGTGAACAGTAAATCGACGATTATTGGTGATAAGGAGCAAGTAAAAGAAAAACTGGCTGCTTTCATTGAAGAAACAGAAGCAAATGAAGTAATCGTTAATTCTCAAATTTATGATCATGAGGCAAGAAAAAACTCCTATCAGATTGTCGCAGATATTTTTAACGAAAAATAA
- a CDS encoding FMN-binding glutamate synthase family protein translates to MKTVLTIILICLFIIIIAIPAVMLIRLYLHDKKQEEHSVLQNYPILGKMRYILEKMGPELRQYLFNNDREGKPFNRKQFEYVSKAGKYQTSLMGYGAERDFDQDGYYLVNHMFPSLEEEMKITQEPTITTKVYEISEENLFSRKEQSQEIEINPAYLADEDMVVLGKHTVRQPFWLKGIIGQSAMSYGSLGEHAITALSEGLGMAGGTWMNTGEGSVSPYHLKGNVDIIMQISPGLFGVRDHDGHFSWEEFKHHANTEQIKAFELKLGQGAKTRGGHVDGDKITEEIAEIRKVEVGKDINSPNRFPGISNPEELLSFLQQLRETGGKPVGIKIVVGNQKEVEQLVQAMKETDIVPDFITIDGGEGGTGASFYALAYSVGLPAFAAIPMVDDCLTRHQLRHRTKIIASGKLITPDKIAMALCLGADLINIARGFMISVGCIMSQVCHKNTCPVGVATTDESLQKALIIDEKKYRVCNYLVTLRQGLFDLAAVAGLDSPTKFNRQHLNYQADFKQFNDWHTIETST, encoded by the coding sequence TTGAAAACTGTACTTACGATTATATTAATTTGCCTCTTCATTATCATAATTGCTATTCCTGCTGTCATGTTAATCCGGTTATATTTACATGATAAGAAACAAGAGGAACATTCTGTCTTGCAAAATTATCCTATTCTCGGGAAAATGCGCTATATCCTGGAGAAGATGGGACCTGAATTAAGACAGTACCTGTTCAACAATGACAGGGAAGGAAAGCCATTTAATAGAAAACAATTTGAATACGTCAGTAAAGCGGGGAAATATCAAACGAGTTTAATGGGCTATGGAGCGGAAAGAGATTTTGATCAAGATGGTTACTATCTTGTGAATCATATGTTCCCGAGCTTGGAAGAGGAAATGAAAATAACACAGGAACCTACTATTACAACAAAAGTATATGAGATTAGTGAGGAGAATTTATTCAGCAGAAAGGAACAGTCGCAAGAGATCGAAATAAATCCAGCATACTTGGCTGATGAAGATATGGTTGTACTTGGCAAACACACGGTTCGCCAACCATTTTGGCTAAAAGGGATAATCGGTCAATCTGCCATGAGCTATGGATCACTTGGCGAGCATGCTATTACGGCATTGTCAGAAGGTTTAGGAATGGCTGGCGGTACGTGGATGAATACAGGTGAAGGAAGTGTTTCCCCTTACCATCTAAAAGGGAATGTTGATATTATTATGCAAATTAGTCCTGGATTGTTTGGTGTGCGAGACCACGATGGTCATTTCTCTTGGGAGGAATTCAAGCATCATGCTAATACGGAACAAATAAAAGCATTTGAACTTAAATTAGGGCAAGGTGCTAAAACGCGCGGAGGACATGTTGACGGTGATAAAATAACAGAAGAAATTGCCGAAATTCGTAAGGTGGAAGTGGGGAAAGATATTAATAGTCCGAATCGCTTTCCTGGAATTAGTAATCCGGAAGAACTACTTTCATTTCTGCAACAACTTCGAGAAACAGGAGGAAAACCGGTAGGTATCAAAATTGTCGTCGGTAATCAGAAAGAAGTGGAACAGCTTGTGCAGGCAATGAAAGAAACAGATATTGTGCCTGACTTTATTACGATCGATGGCGGTGAAGGAGGAACAGGAGCTTCTTTTTATGCACTTGCCTATTCAGTAGGATTACCTGCGTTTGCAGCGATACCTATGGTCGATGATTGTCTGACAAGGCATCAGTTGAGACACCGGACAAAAATAATAGCATCGGGCAAATTAATAACGCCTGACAAAATTGCAATGGCACTTTGTCTTGGTGCAGATCTTATTAATATCGCAAGAGGATTTATGATCAGTGTAGGTTGTATTATGTCGCAAGTATGCCACAAAAATACTTGTCCAGTAGGAGTAGCAACTACTGATGAATCTTTACAAAAAGCCTTAATCATTGATGAAAAGAAATACCGTGTATGTAATTATTTAGTGACACTTCGGCAAGGATTATTTGACCTGGCGGCCGTCGCTGGTTTGGATAGTCCGACTAAATTCAATCGACAGCATTTAAACTATCAGGCAGATTTTAAACAATTTAATGATTGGCATACAATAGAAACATCAACATAA